One genomic region from Streptomyces sp. NBC_00582 encodes:
- the lon gene encoding endopeptidase La, producing MASTSAPLTLPVLPLDDEVVLPGMVVPLDLNDTDVRAAVEAAQAAARSEGGKPRVLLVPRIDGTYASTGVLGTVEQVGRLADGDPGALIRGRGRVQIGAGTTGPGAALWVEGTRIDQSVPEPLPGQVADLVKEYKALATAWLRKRGAWQVVDRVQAIDDVSALADNSGYSPFLTTEQKVELLETADPVARLKLATQQLRDHLAEQDVAETIAKDVQEGVDKQQREFLLRRQLDAVRKELRELNGEQEGEESDDYRARVEAADLPEKVREAALKEVDKLERSSDQSPEGSWIRTWLDTVLELPWDERTEDAYDIRGAQAVLDAEHAGLEDVKERITEYLAVRKRRSERGLGVVGGRRGGAVLALVGPPGVGKTSLGESVAHAMGRKFVRVALGGVRDEAEIRGHRRTYVGALPGRIVRAIKEAGSMNPVVLLDEIDKVGSDFRGDPAAALLEVLDPAQNHTFRDHYLEVELDLSDVVFLATANVLEAIPEALLDRMELVRLDGYTEDEKVVIARDHLLPRQLERAGLNEDEVVLDESALRKLAGEYTREAGVRTLERSIARLLRKVAAQHELGRRELPVTLTDADLRDLIGRPHHVPESAQDPAERRTAVPGVATGLAVTGAGGDVLYVEASLADPETGAAGLTLTGQLGDVMKESAQIALSFLRSHGAELELPVGDLKDRGVHIHFPAGAVPKDGPSAGVTMTTALASLLSGRLVRTDVAMTGEVSLTGRVLPIGGVKQKLLAAHRAGVTTVVIPKRNEPDLDDVPAEVLDKLDVHAVTDVRQVLELALAPATHGASPEVPAAA from the coding sequence ATGGCTTCGACGTCCGCACCGCTCACCCTGCCCGTACTGCCGCTCGACGACGAGGTCGTGCTCCCCGGCATGGTGGTTCCGCTGGACCTCAACGACACCGACGTACGCGCCGCGGTGGAGGCCGCCCAGGCCGCCGCCCGTTCCGAGGGCGGCAAACCACGCGTGCTGCTGGTGCCGCGCATCGACGGGACGTACGCGAGCACGGGTGTGCTCGGCACCGTCGAACAGGTCGGCCGGCTGGCCGACGGCGACCCGGGCGCGCTGATCCGCGGCCGTGGCCGCGTGCAGATCGGCGCCGGGACGACCGGACCGGGCGCCGCCCTGTGGGTCGAGGGGACGAGGATCGACCAGAGCGTGCCCGAGCCGCTGCCCGGCCAGGTCGCCGACCTGGTCAAGGAGTACAAGGCGCTCGCCACCGCCTGGCTGCGCAAGCGCGGCGCCTGGCAGGTCGTCGACCGTGTCCAGGCCATCGACGACGTCTCCGCGCTCGCCGACAACTCCGGCTACTCGCCGTTCCTGACCACCGAGCAGAAGGTGGAGCTGCTGGAGACCGCCGACCCGGTGGCCCGCCTCAAGCTCGCCACCCAGCAACTGCGCGACCACCTCGCCGAGCAGGACGTCGCCGAGACCATCGCCAAGGACGTCCAGGAGGGCGTCGACAAGCAGCAGCGGGAGTTCCTGCTGCGCCGGCAGCTCGACGCCGTGCGCAAGGAACTGCGCGAGCTCAACGGCGAGCAGGAGGGCGAGGAGTCCGACGACTACCGCGCCCGCGTCGAGGCCGCCGACCTGCCCGAGAAGGTCCGCGAGGCCGCCCTCAAGGAGGTCGACAAGCTCGAGCGGTCCAGCGACCAGTCGCCCGAGGGCTCCTGGATCCGCACCTGGCTGGACACCGTCCTCGAACTGCCGTGGGACGAACGGACCGAGGACGCGTACGACATCCGGGGCGCCCAGGCCGTCCTCGACGCCGAGCACGCCGGGCTGGAGGACGTGAAGGAGCGCATCACCGAGTACCTGGCCGTGCGCAAGCGGCGCAGCGAGCGCGGCCTCGGAGTCGTGGGTGGCCGGCGCGGCGGTGCCGTTCTCGCACTGGTCGGCCCGCCCGGTGTCGGAAAGACCAGTTTGGGGGAGAGCGTCGCCCACGCCATGGGGCGCAAGTTCGTCCGTGTCGCCCTCGGCGGCGTCCGCGACGAGGCCGAGATCCGCGGCCACCGCCGTACGTACGTCGGCGCGCTGCCCGGCCGGATCGTGCGGGCGATCAAGGAGGCCGGGTCGATGAACCCGGTCGTGCTGCTCGACGAGATCGACAAGGTGGGCTCCGACTTCCGGGGCGACCCGGCGGCGGCCCTGCTCGAGGTCCTCGACCCGGCGCAGAACCACACCTTCCGGGACCACTACCTGGAGGTCGAGCTGGACCTGTCCGACGTCGTGTTCCTCGCCACCGCCAACGTCCTGGAGGCCATCCCGGAGGCCCTGCTCGACCGTATGGAGCTGGTCCGCCTCGACGGCTACACCGAGGACGAGAAGGTCGTCATCGCCCGCGACCACCTGCTCCCGCGCCAGCTCGAGCGGGCCGGACTGAACGAGGACGAGGTCGTCCTGGACGAGAGCGCGCTGCGCAAGCTCGCCGGCGAGTACACGCGCGAGGCGGGCGTGCGCACCCTGGAGCGGTCCATCGCCCGGCTGCTGCGCAAGGTCGCCGCCCAGCACGAACTGGGCCGGCGGGAGCTGCCGGTCACCCTGACCGACGCCGACCTGCGCGACCTGATCGGGCGGCCGCACCATGTGCCCGAGTCCGCCCAGGACCCGGCCGAGCGCCGTACGGCCGTCCCGGGCGTCGCCACCGGCCTCGCGGTCACCGGCGCGGGCGGGGACGTGCTCTACGTCGAGGCGTCCCTGGCCGACCCGGAGACCGGCGCGGCGGGGCTGACCCTGACCGGTCAGCTCGGCGACGTGATGAAGGAGAGCGCGCAGATCGCCCTGTCCTTCCTCCGCTCGCACGGCGCGGAGCTGGAGCTGCCCGTCGGCGATCTGAAGGACCGGGGCGTGCACATCCACTTCCCGGCGGGCGCGGTCCCCAAGGACGGCCCGAGCGCCGGCGTCACCATGACGACGGCCCTCGCCTCCCTGCTGTCGGGCCGGCTGGTCCGCACGGACGTGGCGATGACCGGCGAGGTCTCGCTGACCGGCCGGGTGCTGCCGATCGGCGGCGTCAAGCAGAAGCTGCTCGCCGCCCACCGCGCAGGGGTGACGACCGTCGTCATCCCCAAGCGGAACGAACCCGACCTGGACGACGTCCCGGCGGAGGTGCTGGACAAGCTCGACGTCCACGCCGTCACGGACGTCCGCCAGGTCCTGGAACTGGCGCTCGCGCCCGCCACGCACGGCGCGTCGCCCGAGGTTCCGGCCGCGGCGTGA
- a CDS encoding DUF5954 family protein, whose product MTDDWKRRLDALHADLVRRDDPVAWVMEADAVEASRRYPHIALRGPVFGVAVRDPACAEPRWRLLKPVVDGMPQQARDGLNSHLWFSAKDGTDDPAVRRALLAAVALLERDPADEVEALGVRYRVVRGDEFARTGDDGLEPPRPTDPEPVSPSWEERAGVDSPDVGYALDPGRDEGPMAGALRLGLRDFVYAGTRFPDDVLADSARAARSHPDVVRLPVGFAVAERGVAGWAPCGSLHPTPHDARRSLYDGMSRVWAMLYRFDDRRKARYARAAEAFRAAGRADEASVEDRLFRVCRVERMIRMGPDGPEPPRPSDVDEYGPMKIHPTLREDGTVRYDD is encoded by the coding sequence ATGACCGATGACTGGAAGCGACGACTCGACGCGCTCCACGCGGATCTCGTGCGCCGGGACGACCCCGTCGCCTGGGTGATGGAGGCGGACGCCGTGGAGGCCTCCCGGCGCTACCCGCACATCGCGCTGCGCGGGCCCGTCTTCGGTGTCGCCGTCCGGGACCCGGCCTGCGCCGAACCCCGCTGGCGGCTGCTGAAGCCGGTGGTGGACGGCATGCCCCAGCAGGCCCGGGACGGTCTGAACTCGCACCTGTGGTTCTCGGCGAAGGACGGCACCGACGACCCGGCCGTGCGGCGCGCGCTGCTCGCGGCGGTCGCGCTGCTGGAGCGGGACCCGGCCGACGAGGTGGAGGCGCTGGGCGTGCGCTACCGCGTCGTACGCGGCGACGAGTTCGCGCGGACCGGCGACGACGGTCTGGAGCCGCCCCGCCCCACCGATCCGGAGCCGGTGTCCCCGTCCTGGGAGGAGCGGGCCGGCGTCGACTCCCCGGACGTGGGCTACGCCCTGGACCCCGGCCGGGACGAGGGTCCGATGGCGGGCGCCCTGCGGCTGGGGCTGCGCGACTTCGTGTACGCGGGGACCCGCTTCCCCGACGACGTACTCGCCGACTCCGCGCGGGCGGCCCGCAGCCACCCGGACGTGGTGCGGCTGCCCGTCGGCTTCGCGGTGGCCGAGCGCGGCGTCGCCGGCTGGGCCCCGTGCGGCTCCCTGCATCCGACCCCGCACGACGCCCGCCGCTCGCTGTACGACGGGATGTCCCGCGTCTGGGCGATGCTGTACCGCTTCGACGACCGCAGGAAGGCCCGTTACGCCCGCGCCGCCGAGGCGTTCCGGGCGGCGGGGCGGGCCGACGAGGCGAGCGTGGAGGACCGGCTGTTCCGGGTCTGCCGTGTCGAACGCATGATCCGGATGGGCCCCGACGGTCCGGAGCCGCCCCGCCCGTCGGACGTCGACGAGTACGGCCCCATGAAGATCCACCCGACCCTGCGGGAGGACGGCACCGTCCGCTACGACGACTGA
- a CDS encoding rhomboid-like protein gives MEPTVARTGPPLADLSGLLDGVPGQRAPRPVTRPVEEGPRAGRLRPPRIPVPFTLSYAAVLAVTSYVAAHADPDLVHALHQGSSTDVAHLLRTPVLVLIASALWVAGGLASPFTLGFLIVLTALERRVGGARTAVVFLLGHVLATLATEVPVGLAVLVGHLPDSSLHRLDYGISFGVAASVGALAGLLRPWLRWPLLLAFGGMLLQDLIAFTDPLTNWGHLIALSIGVGTWPWVRRWSRERADDRN, from the coding sequence GTGGAACCCACGGTGGCCCGTACGGGCCCGCCCCTCGCCGACCTCTCCGGACTCCTGGACGGCGTCCCCGGCCAGCGCGCCCCGCGGCCGGTCACCCGGCCCGTCGAGGAGGGCCCGCGTGCCGGGCGCCTGCGCCCGCCCCGGATCCCCGTCCCCTTCACCCTGTCCTACGCCGCCGTCCTCGCCGTCACCTCGTACGTCGCCGCGCACGCCGACCCGGACCTCGTGCACGCACTCCACCAGGGCTCCAGCACCGACGTGGCCCATCTGCTGCGCACCCCGGTGCTGGTGCTGATCGCCAGCGCGCTGTGGGTGGCCGGCGGTCTCGCCTCGCCCTTCACGCTCGGCTTCCTGATCGTCCTCACCGCGCTGGAGCGGCGCGTCGGCGGCGCCCGCACGGCCGTCGTCTTCCTGCTCGGCCATGTCCTCGCGACCCTCGCGACGGAGGTCCCGGTCGGCCTCGCCGTCCTCGTGGGCCATCTGCCCGACAGTTCCCTGCACCGACTCGACTACGGCATCAGCTTCGGCGTCGCCGCGAGCGTGGGCGCCCTCGCCGGACTGCTCCGCCCCTGGCTGCGATGGCCCCTGCTCCTCGCCTTCGGCGGCATGCTGCTCCAGGATCTGATCGCCTTCACCGACCCCCTGACCAACTGGGGGCACCTGATCGCCCTGTCGATCGGCGTCGGGACCTGGCCGTGGGTACGGCGGTGGAGCCGGGAGAGGGCCGACGACCGGAACTAA
- a CDS encoding sulfatase family protein: MSDTPETPGVRRPGRRALVAGATAIAAAVTTTVAVRASRTPAGRTPAAATPAPAAHRSATPAPSPIPRPRSDHRPNILLVLTDDQPKDTDWALRQTIDWLGRDGVTFERAHANTPLCAPSRASIMSGRYAHHHGVLDTRHPYHLDQHSTVQRQLREAGYRTGLFGKYLNHWHPADNPPHFDEWLLQEPVAYTDGHYNDGGTVRTVPGYNTTVIKDRALAFIEKSRTDGRPWFAYVATRAAHEVNIPDRPYAHTRVPSWKGRPSVFETGKPDKPAFLQTANHSFAEGRALRTRQLRTLLSVDDAMRDFHDRLRELGQLENTLVLFTSDHGLAWGDHGWLRKSVPYRPSLEVPFLMSWPAGGLTPGGRDDRLTCHVDIAPTLLAAAGVTADTPHDGHSLLDPRNDRHHVLAEWWWNRQDKVPIHTWASYVGKNEQYTEYYRGRLGRDGRPRGSGEVLFREYYDLRTDPYQLTNLLHGAGPEDERRLGIPALARGLAAARAA; encoded by the coding sequence ATGAGCGACACGCCCGAGACACCGGGAGTGCGACGACCGGGCCGCCGCGCCCTCGTCGCCGGGGCGACCGCGATCGCGGCGGCGGTCACCACCACGGTGGCCGTCCGCGCGAGCCGTACGCCTGCCGGGCGGACGCCCGCCGCGGCCACCCCCGCGCCGGCCGCACACCGAAGCGCGACCCCCGCCCCTTCCCCCATCCCGCGCCCGCGTTCGGACCACCGCCCGAACATCCTCCTCGTCCTCACCGACGACCAGCCCAAGGACACCGACTGGGCGCTGCGGCAGACCATCGACTGGCTCGGCCGCGACGGCGTCACCTTCGAGCGCGCGCACGCCAACACCCCGCTGTGCGCGCCGTCCCGGGCGTCCATCATGTCCGGCCGGTACGCCCACCACCACGGCGTCCTCGACACCCGCCACCCCTACCACCTCGACCAGCACAGCACCGTCCAGCGGCAGTTGCGGGAGGCCGGCTACCGCACCGGCCTGTTCGGCAAGTACCTCAACCACTGGCACCCCGCCGACAACCCGCCCCACTTCGACGAGTGGCTCCTGCAGGAACCGGTCGCCTACACCGACGGCCACTACAACGACGGCGGCACCGTCCGGACCGTCCCCGGCTACAACACCACCGTCATCAAGGACCGCGCCCTCGCCTTCATCGAGAAGTCCCGCACGGACGGGCGCCCCTGGTTCGCGTACGTCGCCACCCGCGCGGCGCACGAGGTGAACATCCCGGACCGGCCGTACGCCCACACGCGCGTGCCCTCCTGGAAGGGCCGCCCGTCGGTGTTCGAGACGGGCAAGCCGGACAAGCCGGCGTTCCTGCAGACCGCGAACCACTCCTTCGCCGAGGGCCGGGCCCTGCGCACCCGCCAGCTGCGCACCCTGCTCTCCGTGGACGACGCGATGCGCGACTTCCACGACAGGCTGCGCGAGCTGGGTCAGCTGGAGAACACCCTGGTGCTCTTCACCAGCGACCACGGTCTGGCCTGGGGCGACCACGGCTGGCTGCGCAAGTCGGTGCCCTACCGGCCGAGCCTGGAAGTGCCGTTCCTGATGTCCTGGCCGGCCGGCGGCCTCACCCCGGGCGGCCGGGACGACCGCCTCACCTGCCATGTCGACATCGCGCCCACCCTCCTGGCGGCGGCCGGCGTCACCGCCGACACCCCGCACGACGGCCACTCCCTGCTCGACCCCCGCAACGACCGCCACCACGTCCTCGCCGAGTGGTGGTGGAACCGCCAGGACAAGGTCCCGATCCACACCTGGGCCTCGTACGTGGGCAAGAACGAGCAGTACACGGAGTACTACCGCGGCCGTCTGGGCCGCGACGGCCGCCCCCGGGGCTCCGGCGAGGTCCTCTTCCGCGAGTACTACGACCTGCGCACAGACCCCTACCAGCTCACCAACCTCCTGCACGGAGCAGGCCCCGAGGACGAACGGAGACTGGGCATCCCGGCCCTGGCCAGGGGGCTGGCGGCGGCACGAGCGGCTTAG
- a CDS encoding response regulator transcription factor: METTHTSHNGTTTATPGAQRRVLVVEDDPTIVDAIAARLRAEGFLVQTAGDGPAAVDTAEAWQPDLLILDIMLPGFDGLEVCRRVQAARPVPVLMLTARDDETDMLVGLGVGADDYMTKPFSMRELAARVHVLLRRVERAAIAATTPRSGILRLGELEIDHAQRRVRVRSEDVHLTPTEFDLLVCLANTPRAVLSREQLLAEVWDWADASGTRTVDSHIKALRRKIGAERIRTVHGVGYALETPTP, translated from the coding sequence ATGGAGACGACACACACCTCGCACAACGGCACGACGACGGCGACCCCGGGCGCACAGCGGCGCGTCCTGGTGGTCGAGGACGATCCGACCATCGTCGACGCCATCGCGGCCCGCCTGCGCGCGGAGGGATTCCTCGTGCAAACGGCGGGCGACGGTCCGGCGGCCGTCGACACCGCCGAGGCCTGGCAGCCCGATCTGCTGATCCTCGACATCATGCTGCCCGGCTTCGACGGTCTGGAGGTCTGCCGCCGGGTGCAGGCCGCCCGTCCGGTGCCGGTGCTCATGCTCACTGCCCGCGACGACGAGACCGACATGCTGGTCGGGCTCGGCGTGGGCGCCGACGACTACATGACCAAGCCGTTCTCGATGCGGGAGCTGGCCGCACGCGTGCACGTCCTGCTGCGCCGGGTGGAGCGCGCCGCGATCGCGGCCACCACGCCCCGCAGCGGCATCCTGCGCCTCGGCGAGCTGGAGATCGACCACGCGCAGCGCCGGGTACGGGTGCGCTCGGAGGACGTGCACCTCACGCCCACGGAGTTCGACCTGCTGGTCTGCCTGGCGAACACCCCGCGCGCGGTGCTCTCCCGTGAGCAGCTCCTCGCCGAGGTCTGGGACTGGGCGGACGCCTCCGGCACCCGTACGGTCGACAGCCACATCAAGGCGCTGCGCCGGAAGATCGGCGCCGAGCGGATCCGCACGGTGCACGGCGTGGGCTACGCGCTGGAGACCCCGACGCCATGA
- a CDS encoding spermidine synthase yields the protein MPSSYDIPDAPVVLDRREGPHGEVVLRRHGELLQIIANGCFLMDTSDGRSERLLVDAALAALDGRPAPKLLIGGLGVGFSLAHAAADPRWGAITVVERERAVVDWHHDGPLGELSARALADPRTTIVETDLLDHLRETCDTFDAMCLDIDNGPGWTVTEGNDGLYSPAGLTDCARVLTPGGVLAVWSAQPSPEFEGTLRNAGFQQVRTEEIPVARGVPDVVHLAVRPAVGPG from the coding sequence ATGCCCAGTTCGTACGACATCCCCGACGCACCCGTGGTACTCGACCGTCGCGAGGGGCCCCACGGCGAGGTCGTGCTGCGCCGGCACGGCGAACTGCTGCAGATCATCGCCAACGGCTGCTTCCTGATGGACACCTCGGACGGCCGCTCGGAGCGGCTGCTCGTCGACGCCGCGCTGGCCGCGCTGGACGGCAGACCCGCACCGAAGCTGCTGATCGGCGGCCTGGGCGTCGGTTTCTCGCTCGCGCACGCCGCCGCCGATCCGCGCTGGGGCGCGATCACCGTCGTCGAGCGGGAGCGGGCCGTCGTCGACTGGCATCACGACGGGCCGCTCGGGGAACTCTCCGCGCGGGCCCTCGCCGATCCCCGCACGACGATCGTGGAAACGGACCTGCTTGATCACCTCCGTGAGACGTGCGACACGTTCGACGCGATGTGCCTGGACATCGACAACGGGCCCGGCTGGACCGTCACCGAGGGCAACGACGGTCTGTACTCGCCGGCCGGACTCACCGACTGCGCAAGGGTGTTGACACCGGGTGGTGTCCTGGCCGTCTGGTCCGCCCAACCCTCTCCGGAATTCGAGGGAACCTTGCGGAATGCCGGGTTCCAGCAGGTGCGTACCGAAGAGATCCCGGTTGCCCGAGGCGTGCCGGACGTCGTGCACCTCGCCGTCCGCCCCGCCGTCGGGCCTGGATAG
- a CDS encoding sensor histidine kinase — MSGADGPRGPGSTSGEPWGGVRPFSIKTKLGALVVISVLITTGLSMIAVHTKTEIRFITVFSMIATLLITQFVAHSLTAPLDEMNAVARSISHGDYTRRVRENRRDELGDLAQTINVMADELEAQDAHRKELVANVSHELRTPIAGLRAVLENVVDGIAEADPETMRTALKQTERLGRLVETLLDLSRLDNGVVPLRKRRFEVWPYLSGVLKEANMVASARATMGSGGSHTRTDVHLHLDVCPPELTVHADPERIHQVVANLIDNAVKHSPPHGRVTVKARRGSQPDSLELEVLDEGPGIPRSEWHRVFERFNRGAVRRPHGPGSDGGTGLGLAIARWAVDLHGGRIGVAESERGCRILITLPGEPSLQS; from the coding sequence ATGAGCGGCGCGGACGGACCGAGAGGCCCCGGCTCGACCTCGGGCGAGCCCTGGGGCGGGGTACGCCCGTTCTCGATCAAGACCAAGCTGGGCGCGCTGGTCGTCATCTCGGTCCTGATCACCACGGGTCTGTCGATGATCGCGGTGCACACCAAGACGGAGATCCGCTTCATCACGGTCTTCTCGATGATCGCCACACTGCTGATTACGCAGTTCGTGGCGCATTCGCTCACCGCGCCGCTGGACGAGATGAACGCGGTCGCACGCTCCATCTCGCACGGTGACTACACCCGCCGGGTCCGTGAGAACCGCCGGGACGAGCTGGGCGACCTCGCCCAGACGATCAACGTGATGGCGGACGAGCTGGAGGCGCAGGACGCCCACCGCAAGGAGCTCGTCGCCAATGTCTCGCACGAGCTGCGCACCCCGATCGCGGGTCTGCGCGCCGTCCTGGAGAACGTGGTCGACGGCATCGCCGAGGCCGACCCCGAGACGATGCGCACGGCCCTGAAGCAGACCGAGCGGCTCGGCCGGCTGGTGGAGACGCTGCTGGACCTGTCCCGCCTCGACAACGGCGTCGTCCCACTGCGCAAGCGGCGTTTCGAGGTGTGGCCGTATCTGTCGGGCGTGCTGAAGGAGGCCAACATGGTCGCCTCGGCGCGGGCGACCATGGGCTCGGGCGGCAGCCACACGCGCACGGACGTCCATCTACACCTGGACGTCTGCCCGCCGGAGCTGACCGTGCACGCGGATCCGGAGCGCATCCACCAGGTCGTGGCGAACCTGATCGACAACGCGGTCAAGCACAGTCCGCCGCACGGACGGGTGACGGTGAAGGCGCGGCGCGGGAGCCAGCCGGACTCGCTGGAGCTGGAGGTCCTGGACGAGGGCCCCGGCATACCGCGCTCGGAGTGGCACCGCGTCTTCGAGCGGTTCAACCGGGGAGCCGTCCGCCGGCCGCACGGCCCGGGCAGCGACGGCGGTACGGGGCTGGGACTGGCGATCGCCCGGTGGGCGGTCGATCTGCAC